A portion of the Burkholderia pseudomultivorans genome contains these proteins:
- the htpG gene encoding molecular chaperone HtpG has product MAHETMSFQAEVKQLLHLMIHSLYSNKEIFLRELVSNASDAADKLRFEALADNALYENDPNLRIRIGYDKAARTITIDDNGIGMSRDEAIANLGTIARSGTKEFFTKLSGDQQKDAALIGQFGVGFYSGFIVADKITVETRRAGLPASEGVRWESAGEGDFTIDAIERAQRGTTITLHLREGEDELLSSYRLKSIIQKYSDHIALPILMQKEEWDQEKGEMVLKDEDETVNQASALWTRAKSDITDEQYTQFYQHIAHDHQDPLAWTHNRVEGRSEYTQLLYVPSHAPFDLWNRDYRGGLKLYVKRVFIMDDAEQLLPQYLRFVKGVVDSADLPLNVSREILQESRDVKAIREGVTKRALSMLEELANAEDDAGKEKYKTFWSAFGQVLKEGLGEDHANRERIAKLLRFASTHGDTAAQDVSLADYVAHMKPEQTKIYYVTADTWQAAKNSPHLEVFRKKGVEVLLLTDRVDEWMLSFLHEFDGKPLASVARGDLDLGELNDDEKKAQEAAGEAIKPVVEKMKEALGDKVKDVRVTFRLTDSPSCLVADDNDMSGYLQRMLKAAGQNAPAMQPILEINPEHALVKQLKADSADFGDWCHLLFDQALLAEGGMLDDPASFVKRTNALLLSRAA; this is encoded by the coding sequence ATGGCACACGAAACGATGAGCTTTCAGGCAGAGGTCAAGCAACTCCTCCACCTGATGATTCATTCGCTCTACAGCAACAAGGAAATCTTCCTGCGCGAACTGGTGTCGAACGCGTCCGACGCGGCCGACAAGCTGCGTTTCGAGGCGCTCGCGGACAACGCGCTGTATGAAAACGATCCGAACCTGCGCATCCGCATCGGCTACGACAAGGCCGCGCGCACCATCACGATCGACGACAACGGCATCGGCATGAGCCGCGACGAGGCGATCGCGAACCTCGGCACGATCGCGCGCTCGGGCACCAAGGAATTCTTCACGAAGCTGTCCGGCGACCAGCAGAAGGATGCGGCGCTGATCGGCCAGTTCGGCGTCGGCTTCTACTCGGGCTTCATCGTCGCCGACAAGATCACCGTCGAGACGCGCCGCGCGGGCCTGCCGGCGAGCGAAGGCGTGCGCTGGGAAAGCGCGGGCGAGGGCGATTTCACGATCGACGCGATCGAGCGCGCGCAGCGCGGCACGACGATCACGCTGCACCTGCGCGAAGGCGAGGACGAGCTGCTGTCGTCGTACCGGCTGAAGTCGATCATCCAGAAGTATTCCGACCATATCGCGCTGCCGATCCTGATGCAGAAGGAAGAGTGGGATCAGGAAAAAGGCGAGATGGTCCTGAAGGACGAGGACGAGACCGTCAACCAGGCGAGCGCGCTGTGGACGCGTGCGAAGAGCGACATCACCGACGAGCAGTACACGCAGTTCTACCAGCACATCGCGCACGACCACCAGGATCCGCTCGCCTGGACGCACAACCGCGTCGAGGGCCGCAGCGAATACACGCAACTGCTGTACGTGCCGTCGCATGCGCCGTTCGACCTGTGGAACCGCGACTATCGCGGTGGCCTGAAGCTGTACGTGAAGCGCGTGTTCATCATGGACGACGCCGAGCAGCTGCTGCCGCAGTACCTGCGCTTCGTGAAGGGCGTCGTCGATTCGGCCGACCTGCCGCTGAACGTGTCGCGTGAAATCCTGCAGGAAAGCCGCGACGTGAAGGCGATCCGCGAAGGCGTGACCAAGCGCGCGCTGTCGATGCTCGAAGAGCTTGCGAACGCGGAAGACGATGCCGGCAAGGAGAAGTACAAGACGTTCTGGAGCGCGTTCGGCCAGGTGCTGAAGGAAGGCCTCGGCGAGGATCACGCGAACCGCGAGCGCATCGCGAAGCTGCTGCGTTTCGCGTCGACGCATGGCGACACCGCCGCGCAGGACGTGTCGCTGGCCGACTACGTCGCGCACATGAAGCCCGAGCAGACGAAGATCTACTACGTGACGGCCGACACGTGGCAGGCCGCGAAGAACAGCCCGCATCTCGAAGTGTTCCGCAAGAAGGGCGTCGAGGTGCTGCTGCTGACCGATCGCGTCGACGAATGGATGCTGTCGTTCCTGCACGAGTTCGACGGCAAGCCGCTGGCGAGCGTCGCGCGCGGCGACCTCGATCTCGGCGAGCTGAACGACGACGAGAAGAAGGCGCAGGAAGCGGCGGGCGAGGCGATCAAGCCGGTCGTCGAGAAGATGAAGGAAGCGCTCGGCGACAAGGTGAAGGACGTGCGCGTCACGTTCCGCCTGACCGATTCGCCGTCGTGCCTCGTCGCGGACGACAACGACATGAGCGGCTATCTGCAGCGGATGCTGAAGGCGGCCGGGCAGAATGCGCCGGCGATGCAGCCGATCCTCGAAATCAATCCCGAGCATGCGCTCGTCAAGCAGCTGAAGGCCGACAGCGCCGATTTCGGCGACTGGTGCCATCTGCTGTTCGATCAGGCGCTGCTTGCCGAGGGCGGGATGCTCGACGATCCGGCGAGCTTCGTGAAGCGGACCAACGCGCTGCTGCTGTCGCGCGCGGCGTGA
- a CDS encoding type II toxin-antitoxin system RelE/ParE family toxin: MGINSSMAPYTKPLYWLGSARKDLKAMPEAVQDTFGYALYLAQTGRKHDQAKPLRGFGSAGVLEVVESEDNGTYRAVYTVKLGSAVYVLHCFQKKSSSGIATPKPDVDLVRERLKAAEAHAMGEK; encoded by the coding sequence ATGGGTATAAATTCATCGATGGCTCCGTACACCAAACCGCTCTACTGGCTCGGCTCGGCACGCAAGGATTTGAAAGCGATGCCCGAAGCGGTGCAGGACACGTTCGGCTACGCGCTGTATCTGGCCCAGACGGGAAGAAAGCACGATCAGGCCAAACCGTTGAGGGGCTTTGGATCGGCCGGCGTGCTCGAGGTCGTGGAGTCGGAGGACAACGGCACGTATCGTGCCGTCTATACGGTGAAACTGGGTAGCGCCGTCTATGTGCTGCACTGCTTTCAGAAGAAATCGTCCAGCGGTATCGCTACGCCGAAGCCGGACGTCGATCTGGTTCGCGAGCGTCTGAAGGCAGCCGAAGCACACGCAATGGGAGAAAAGTGA
- a CDS encoding spermidine synthase, with translation MTRLIKRASAEARAFKRNQPSAYNGSEKLQPPRVKRRSELDEHDDVPVLEAPRKPRFAPVTFSEERGVRFLHFGTEWVQGAMRISKPLHIELEYAQQMMAWLLFLETPERIVQLGLGTGALTKFAHRFLPRAKVEAVELNPAVIVAARTMFALPPDDARLVVHEADAWDFVNDPANRGTTGALQIDLYDATARGPVLDSVAFYRAVRGCLADAGIATINLFGDHPSFVRNMKHLNAAFDHRVIALPEVHDGNRIAIAFSGPALDVPFEQLDARAKLIEDTLKLPARKWVKALKETTGARGASFAI, from the coding sequence ATGACCCGACTGATCAAGCGCGCATCCGCCGAGGCGCGCGCGTTCAAGCGCAACCAGCCGTCCGCATACAACGGCTCCGAGAAACTGCAACCGCCGCGCGTGAAGCGCCGCAGCGAGCTCGACGAGCACGACGACGTGCCCGTGCTCGAAGCGCCGCGCAAGCCGCGCTTCGCGCCTGTCACGTTCTCCGAAGAGCGCGGCGTGCGCTTCCTGCATTTCGGCACCGAATGGGTGCAGGGCGCGATGCGGATCTCGAAGCCGCTGCATATCGAGCTCGAATACGCGCAGCAGATGATGGCGTGGCTGCTGTTCCTCGAAACCCCCGAGCGGATCGTCCAGCTCGGCCTCGGCACCGGCGCGCTGACGAAGTTCGCGCACCGCTTCCTGCCGCGCGCGAAGGTCGAGGCCGTCGAGCTGAACCCGGCCGTGATCGTCGCGGCGCGCACGATGTTCGCGCTGCCGCCCGACGATGCGCGCCTGGTCGTGCACGAAGCCGACGCGTGGGACTTCGTCAACGATCCGGCCAACCGCGGCACGACGGGCGCGCTGCAGATCGACCTGTACGACGCGACCGCGCGCGGCCCCGTGCTCGACAGCGTCGCGTTCTACCGCGCGGTGCGCGGCTGTCTCGCCGACGCAGGCATCGCGACGATCAACCTGTTCGGCGACCATCCGAGCTTCGTGCGCAACATGAAGCACTTGAACGCCGCCTTCGATCACCGCGTGATCGCACTGCCCGAAGTGCACGACGGCAACCGGATCGCGATCGCGTTCTCGGGCCCCGCGCTCGACGTGCCGTTCGAACAGCTCGACGCGCGCGCGAAGCTGATCGAGGACACGCTGAAGCTGCCCGCGCGCAAATGGGTGAAAGCTTTGAAAGAAACGACCGGCGCTCGCGGCGCGTCGTTCGCGATCTGA
- a CDS encoding DNA-deoxyinosine glycosylase has product MNKRCFPPVVDANTRILILGSLPGERSLALRQYYGHPQNKFWSLVGEVIERDLVGMSYPARLDTLLEHRIGLWDVVAEARRIGSLDSRIRDHASNDLVALIDTLPNLTTIAFNGGTAAKIGMTALGDDGSRYRLLRLPSSSPAYASISYAEKLAVWRQLRLLN; this is encoded by the coding sequence ATGAACAAGCGTTGCTTTCCGCCGGTCGTCGATGCGAACACGCGGATATTGATTCTCGGTAGCCTGCCGGGCGAGCGATCGTTGGCCCTTCGTCAATACTACGGACATCCGCAAAACAAGTTCTGGTCCCTGGTCGGCGAAGTGATCGAGCGCGATCTGGTGGGCATGAGCTATCCGGCGCGTCTCGATACGTTGCTCGAACACCGGATCGGCTTGTGGGACGTCGTTGCCGAGGCGCGTCGTATCGGCAGTCTCGATAGCCGCATACGCGATCACGCCAGCAACGATCTGGTCGCGCTGATCGATACCTTGCCGAATCTGACCACCATCGCCTTCAACGGCGGCACGGCAGCCAAAATCGGAATGACGGCGCTCGGTGACGACGGCTCCCGGTATCGATTGCTCCGTCTGCCGTCGAGCAGTCCCGCCTATGCTTCGATCTCGTATGCGGAAAAACTGGCCGTCTGGCGGCAGCTACGACTGTTGAATTGA
- a CDS encoding DUF3311 domain-containing protein, with protein sequence MAHDADANRAAKRWLWLLVLPLIAMVWVPSYSKIEPQWFGFPFFYWYQLLWVFISAVITAFVYYKTKNAWKSSGPQGGAR encoded by the coding sequence ATGGCTCACGATGCCGACGCCAACCGGGCCGCCAAGCGCTGGCTCTGGCTGCTGGTGCTGCCGTTGATCGCGATGGTCTGGGTGCCGTCGTACAGCAAGATCGAACCGCAATGGTTCGGGTTTCCGTTCTTCTACTGGTACCAGCTGCTGTGGGTCTTCATTAGCGCGGTGATTACCGCCTTCGTCTATTACAAGACGAAGAACGCGTGGAAGTCGAGCGGCCCGCAGGGAGGTGCGCGATGA
- a CDS encoding VOC family protein, with the protein MQVQPYLTFYGQADEALRFYEKALGAKTMFKMHFKDAPPNAEHPITPEMADKVMHASFTIGDSMIMCSDGDCSQPAGARHAGYSLSLNPATVEEGKKLFDALADGGEVTMPFGKTFWALGFGMAKDRFGVHWMVNVEDLSQRDELVQRAQG; encoded by the coding sequence ATGCAAGTCCAACCGTACCTGACCTTCTACGGCCAGGCCGACGAAGCCCTTCGGTTCTATGAAAAGGCACTCGGCGCGAAGACGATGTTCAAGATGCACTTCAAGGATGCGCCGCCGAACGCGGAGCACCCGATCACGCCCGAGATGGCCGACAAGGTGATGCACGCGAGCTTCACGATCGGCGACTCGATGATCATGTGCTCGGACGGCGATTGCAGCCAGCCCGCGGGCGCCCGGCACGCCGGCTATTCGCTGTCGCTGAACCCGGCCACGGTCGAGGAAGGCAAGAAGCTGTTCGACGCGCTCGCCGACGGCGGCGAGGTGACGATGCCGTTCGGCAAGACGTTCTGGGCGCTCGGTTTCGGGATGGCCAAGGATCGTTTCGGCGTGCACTGGATGGTCAACGTCGAGGACCTGTCGCAACGCGACGAACTGGTGCAGCGCGCACAGGGATGA
- a CDS encoding benzoate/H(+) symporter BenE family transporter yields the protein MNPSPTASADRAGGRFFSDTSVSALVAGFVAMMTGYTSSLVLMFQAGRAAHLTDAQISSWIWALSIGMALTTIGLSLRFRAPVVVAWSTPGAALLIASLPGVPYAEAIGAFVVCAVLLTAVGVSGLFDTLMRRIPAGIAAALLAGILFEIGIEIFRAAQFQTALVLAMFFTYLIVKRLAPRYAIVTTLIVGTAVAGGLGLLDFSRFHIALAHPVFTMPAFSIASIVSIGIPLFVVAMASQNVPGIAVLRADGYQTPSSPLIATTGLASLLLAPFGSHGVNLAAITAAICTGPEAHEDRTKRYTAAVWCGTFYLIAGIFGATIAALFAALPKALVVSVAALALFGSIMSGLANAMQDVKQREAALVTFMVTASGLTLLSIGSAFWGLVAGIVTQVILNARRAP from the coding sequence ATGAACCCTTCGCCCACCGCGAGCGCGGACCGCGCCGGCGGCCGCTTCTTTTCCGACACGTCCGTCTCGGCGCTCGTCGCCGGCTTCGTCGCGATGATGACCGGCTATACGAGCTCGCTCGTGCTGATGTTCCAGGCCGGGCGCGCCGCCCACCTCACCGATGCGCAGATCTCGTCGTGGATCTGGGCGCTGTCGATCGGCATGGCGCTGACGACGATCGGCCTGTCGCTGCGCTTTCGCGCGCCCGTCGTGGTCGCGTGGTCGACGCCCGGCGCCGCGCTGCTGATCGCGTCGCTGCCCGGCGTGCCGTACGCGGAGGCGATCGGCGCGTTCGTCGTGTGCGCGGTGCTGCTGACGGCCGTCGGCGTCAGCGGCCTGTTCGACACGCTGATGCGCCGGATCCCGGCCGGCATCGCCGCCGCGCTGCTCGCGGGCATCCTGTTCGAGATCGGCATCGAGATCTTCCGCGCCGCGCAGTTCCAGACCGCGCTCGTGCTCGCGATGTTCTTCACGTACCTGATCGTCAAGCGGCTCGCGCCGCGCTATGCGATCGTCACGACGCTGATCGTCGGCACCGCGGTCGCGGGCGGCCTCGGCCTGCTCGACTTCAGCCGCTTCCATATCGCGCTCGCCCATCCCGTGTTCACGATGCCCGCCTTCTCGATCGCGTCGATCGTCAGCATCGGCATTCCGCTGTTCGTCGTCGCGATGGCGTCGCAGAACGTGCCGGGCATCGCGGTGCTGCGCGCGGACGGCTACCAGACGCCGTCGTCGCCGCTGATCGCGACGACCGGCCTCGCGTCGCTGCTGCTCGCGCCGTTCGGCTCGCACGGCGTGAACCTCGCGGCGATCACGGCCGCGATCTGCACCGGCCCCGAGGCGCACGAGGATCGCACGAAGCGCTACACGGCCGCCGTGTGGTGCGGCACGTTCTACCTGATCGCGGGGATCTTCGGCGCGACGATCGCCGCGCTGTTCGCGGCGCTGCCGAAGGCGCTCGTCGTGTCGGTCGCCGCGCTCGCGCTGTTCGGCTCGATCATGAGCGGGCTCGCGAATGCGATGCAGGACGTGAAGCAGCGCGAGGCCGCGCTCGTCACGTTCATGGTCACCGCATCGGGCCTCACGCTGCTGTCGATCGGCTCGGCGTTCTGGGGGCTCGTCGCCGGCATCGTCACGCAGGTGATCCTGAACGCGCGCCGCGCGCCGTGA
- a CDS encoding vWA domain-containing protein — translation MLLNFFYALRAAKLPVSVKEYLTLLESLKAGLIEPSIDAFYFLARMTLVKDEQYFDKFDQAFGAYFHGVSALPSDAFDVPLDWLEKRLERELSPEEKAQIEALGGLDKLMERLKELLDEQKERHEGGNKWIGTGGTSPFGHGGYNPEGMRIGGPSNGNRTAVKVWEARAYRDYDDSVEIGTRNIKVALRRLRRFAREGAAEELDLPGTIRSTAANAGWLDLRMVPERHNNVKVLMLLDVGGSMDDHIKRTEELFSAAKAEFKHLEFFYFHNCVYDHLWKNNRRRHAERTATWDVLHKFTPDYKLIFVGDATMSPYEVLQPGGSVEYNNAEAGAVWLRRLADQFPHHAWLNPEPERLWEYRQSVAIIRDLLGQRMYPLTLAGLETAMRALSK, via the coding sequence ATGCTGCTCAATTTCTTCTACGCGCTACGTGCGGCCAAGCTGCCCGTCTCGGTGAAGGAATACCTGACGCTGCTCGAATCGCTGAAGGCCGGGCTGATCGAGCCGTCGATCGACGCGTTCTACTTCCTCGCGCGCATGACGCTCGTCAAGGACGAGCAGTACTTCGACAAGTTCGACCAGGCCTTCGGCGCGTACTTCCACGGCGTGTCCGCGCTGCCGTCCGATGCGTTCGACGTGCCGCTCGACTGGCTCGAAAAGCGCCTCGAGCGCGAGCTGTCGCCCGAGGAAAAGGCGCAGATCGAAGCGCTCGGCGGCCTCGACAAGCTGATGGAGCGCCTGAAGGAACTGCTCGACGAACAGAAGGAGCGGCACGAAGGCGGCAACAAGTGGATCGGCACCGGCGGCACGTCGCCGTTCGGCCATGGCGGCTACAACCCGGAAGGCATGCGCATCGGCGGCCCGTCGAACGGCAACCGCACCGCGGTGAAGGTGTGGGAAGCGCGCGCCTACCGCGACTACGACGATTCGGTCGAAATCGGCACGCGCAACATCAAGGTCGCGCTGCGGCGGCTGCGCCGCTTCGCGCGCGAAGGCGCGGCCGAGGAGCTCGACCTGCCCGGCACGATCCGCAGCACGGCCGCGAACGCGGGCTGGCTCGACCTGCGGATGGTGCCCGAGCGCCACAACAACGTGAAGGTGCTGATGCTGCTCGACGTCGGCGGCTCGATGGACGACCACATCAAGCGCACCGAAGAGCTGTTCTCGGCCGCGAAGGCCGAATTCAAGCATCTGGAGTTCTTCTACTTCCACAACTGCGTGTACGACCACCTGTGGAAGAACAACCGGCGCCGCCACGCGGAGCGCACCGCGACCTGGGACGTGCTGCACAAGTTCACGCCCGACTACAAGCTGATCTTCGTCGGCGACGCGACGATGAGCCCGTACGAGGTGCTGCAGCCGGGCGGCTCGGTCGAGTACAACAACGCGGAGGCCGGCGCCGTCTGGCTGCGCCGCCTCGCCGACCAGTTCCCCCATCATGCATGGCTGAATCCCGAGCCCGAGCGGCTATGGGAATACCGGCAGTCGGTCGCGATCATTCGCGACCTGCTGGGCCAGCGCATGTATCCGCTCACGCTCGCGGGCCTCGAAACCGCGATGCGCGCCCTGAGCAAGTAA
- the tal gene encoding transaldolase has product MTTALDQLKQYTTVVADTGDFQQLAQYQPQDATTNPSLILKAVQKDAYKPILEKTVRDHRNESNDVIIDRLLIAFGTEILKLIPGRVSTEVDARLSFDAKRSIDKGRELIKLYEAAGIGRERILIKLASTWEGVRAAEVLQKEGIKCNMTLLFSLVQAAACAEAGAQLISPFVGRIYDWYKKQAGADWDETKNGGANDPGVQSVRRIYTYYKTFGYATEVMGASFRTTSQITELAGCDLLTISPDLLQKLQDSNDAVARKLSPDALHDKPTERVAIDEASFRFQLNDDAMATEKLAEGIRVFAADAVKLEKLIDALR; this is encoded by the coding sequence ATGACTACCGCACTCGACCAGCTCAAGCAGTACACGACCGTCGTCGCCGACACGGGCGATTTCCAGCAGCTCGCGCAATACCAGCCGCAGGATGCGACCACGAACCCGTCGCTGATCCTGAAGGCCGTGCAGAAAGACGCGTACAAGCCGATCCTCGAGAAAACCGTCCGCGATCATCGCAACGAAAGCAACGACGTCATCATCGATCGCCTGCTGATTGCATTCGGCACCGAGATCCTGAAGCTGATCCCGGGCCGCGTGTCGACCGAAGTCGACGCGCGCCTGTCGTTCGACGCGAAACGCTCGATCGACAAGGGTCGCGAACTCATCAAGCTGTACGAAGCGGCCGGCATCGGCCGCGAACGGATCCTGATCAAGCTCGCGTCGACGTGGGAAGGCGTCCGCGCGGCCGAGGTGCTGCAGAAGGAAGGGATCAAGTGCAACATGACCCTGCTTTTCTCGCTCGTGCAGGCCGCCGCGTGCGCCGAAGCCGGCGCGCAGCTGATCTCGCCGTTCGTCGGCCGCATCTACGACTGGTACAAGAAGCAGGCCGGCGCCGACTGGGACGAAACGAAGAACGGCGGCGCGAACGATCCGGGCGTGCAGTCGGTGCGCCGCATCTACACGTACTACAAGACCTTCGGCTACGCCACCGAAGTGATGGGCGCGAGCTTCCGCACGACCAGTCAGATCACCGAACTGGCGGGCTGCGACCTGCTGACGATCAGTCCCGATTTGCTGCAGAAGCTGCAGGACAGCAATGACGCGGTCGCGCGCAAGCTGTCGCCGGACGCGCTGCACGACAAGCCGACCGAGCGCGTCGCGATCGACGAGGCATCGTTCCGCTTCCAGCTGAACGACGATGCGATGGCGACGGAAAAGCTCGCCGAAGGCATTCGCGTATTCGCCGCCGATGCGGTGAAGCTCGAGAAGCTGATCGACGCGTTGCGCTGA
- the mctP gene encoding monocarboxylate uptake permease MctP, with amino-acid sequence MNLGATFVFVLLFIGVTILGFLAANWRRGDLAHLDEWGLGGRRFGTIVTWFLLGGDLYTAYTFVAVPALVFGAGAMGFFALPYTILIYPFAFVVFPKLWSIAKRHGYVTAADFVNARYGSRMLALAIAVTGIVATMPYIALQLVGIEVVIGALGFDTTGFVGDLPLIIAFAILAAYTYTSGLRAPAMIAIVKDILIYITIAAAIIVIPAKLGGFGHIFASVPPAKLLLKAPDAANLNGYSAYATLALGSALALFLYPHSVTAILSSSSGNTIRRNMAMLPAYSFVLGLLALLGYMALASGVKDMPQYAPYFKAFGPNFAVPALFLNYFPSWFVGVAFAAIGIGALVPAAIMSIAAANLYTRNIHREFVNRNMSHEQETHVAKLVSLIVKVGAVAFILGLPLTYAIQLQLLGGIWIIQTLPAIVLGLYTRVLDHRGLLVGWAAGIVCGTWMAISLKLAGSIFTIHLFGLAIPGYAAVWSLIVNLVVSVVVSVLVRVMGIAHAEDRTRPEDYLDVVES; translated from the coding sequence ATGAATCTCGGCGCAACCTTCGTCTTCGTGCTGCTGTTCATCGGCGTCACGATCCTCGGTTTCCTGGCCGCGAACTGGCGGCGCGGCGATCTCGCCCATCTCGACGAATGGGGCCTCGGCGGCCGCCGCTTCGGCACGATCGTCACGTGGTTCCTGCTCGGCGGCGACCTCTACACGGCGTACACCTTCGTCGCGGTGCCCGCGCTCGTGTTCGGCGCCGGCGCGATGGGCTTCTTCGCACTGCCTTACACGATCCTGATCTATCCGTTCGCGTTCGTCGTGTTCCCGAAACTGTGGAGCATCGCGAAGCGGCACGGCTACGTGACGGCCGCCGACTTCGTCAACGCGCGCTACGGCAGCCGCATGCTCGCGCTCGCGATCGCGGTGACCGGCATCGTCGCGACGATGCCGTACATCGCGCTGCAGCTGGTCGGCATCGAGGTCGTGATCGGCGCGCTCGGCTTCGACACGACGGGCTTCGTCGGCGACCTGCCGCTGATCATCGCGTTCGCGATCCTCGCCGCGTACACGTACACGTCGGGGCTGCGCGCGCCGGCGATGATCGCGATCGTCAAGGACATCCTGATCTACATCACGATCGCGGCAGCCATCATCGTGATTCCGGCGAAGCTCGGCGGCTTCGGTCACATCTTTGCGAGCGTGCCGCCCGCGAAGCTGCTGCTGAAGGCGCCCGACGCGGCGAACCTGAACGGCTACAGCGCCTACGCGACGCTCGCGCTCGGCTCGGCGCTCGCGCTGTTCCTGTATCCGCACTCGGTCACGGCGATCCTGTCGTCGTCGTCGGGCAACACCATTCGCCGCAACATGGCGATGCTGCCCGCGTATTCGTTCGTGCTCGGCCTGCTCGCGCTGCTCGGCTACATGGCGCTTGCGTCCGGCGTGAAGGACATGCCGCAGTACGCGCCGTACTTCAAGGCGTTCGGTCCGAACTTCGCGGTGCCTGCGCTGTTCCTGAACTACTTCCCGTCGTGGTTCGTCGGCGTTGCATTCGCGGCGATCGGGATCGGCGCGCTGGTGCCGGCGGCGATCATGTCGATCGCGGCCGCGAACCTGTACACGCGCAACATCCATCGCGAGTTCGTGAATCGCAACATGTCGCACGAGCAGGAAACGCATGTCGCGAAGCTCGTGTCGCTGATCGTCAAGGTCGGCGCGGTCGCGTTCATCCTCGGCCTGCCGCTGACCTACGCGATCCAGCTTCAACTGCTCGGCGGGATCTGGATCATCCAGACGCTGCCGGCGATCGTGCTCGGCCTCTATACGCGCGTGCTCGACCATCGCGGCCTGCTGGTCGGCTGGGCGGCCGGCATCGTGTGCGGCACGTGGATGGCGATCTCGCTGAAACTGGCCGGCTCGATCTTCACGATCCACCTGTTCGGTCTCGCGATTCCCGGCTATGCGGCCGTGTGGTCGCTGATCGTGAACCTCGTGGTGTCGGTGGTGGTGAGCGTGCTGGTGCGCGTGATGGGCATCGCGCATGCGGAAGATCGCACGCGGCCCGAAGACTATCTCGACGTGGTCGAAAGCTGA
- a CDS encoding helix-turn-helix domain-containing protein has protein sequence MIEIEPGSGNVYADLGMPDAEEMRVKAQLAAKIAEIIKARKWTQQHAARLLGMTQPKLSNMLRGQFRGVSEAKMLDCLAKLGRDVQIVVGPDRHPEAEGHIEVVFAA, from the coding sequence ATGATCGAAATCGAACCGGGCAGCGGCAACGTCTACGCGGACCTCGGCATGCCCGATGCCGAAGAAATGCGCGTGAAGGCTCAACTCGCCGCCAAGATCGCGGAGATCATCAAGGCGCGGAAATGGACGCAGCAGCACGCGGCCCGGTTGCTGGGCATGACGCAACCCAAGCTGTCGAACATGCTGCGCGGGCAGTTTCGCGGCGTGAGCGAAGCAAAGATGCTGGACTGTCTCGCCAAGCTCGGGCGCGACGTACAGATCGTCGTGGGGCCGGACCGTCATCCGGAAGCCGAAGGACACATCGAAGTTGTCTTCGCTGCCTGA
- a CDS encoding chorismate--pyruvate lyase family protein encodes MRFDGGQAGWRETPRPGCTIDQRDWLTRGGSLTAHLARLGRVSVRVTRESVDCPWFDEHAAVAASPRAPMWVREVILSVDGTPYVAAHSIAPLAASKGVWQAMRRLRTRPLAELLYSDPQVERSALVSRRVIAGHPLYALASHALGGARAPHAFAARRSVFQRHGEPLMVTECMLPALWRHLDAHGDGPRSGGPGVVTGAAIAQ; translated from the coding sequence ATGCGATTCGACGGCGGGCAGGCGGGCTGGCGCGAGACGCCGCGGCCCGGCTGCACGATCGATCAGCGCGACTGGCTGACGCGCGGCGGTTCGCTGACCGCGCATCTCGCGCGGCTCGGCCGCGTGAGCGTGCGCGTGACGCGCGAGTCGGTCGACTGCCCGTGGTTCGACGAGCATGCGGCGGTTGCCGCTTCGCCGCGCGCGCCGATGTGGGTGCGCGAGGTGATCCTGTCGGTGGACGGCACGCCGTACGTCGCCGCGCACAGCATCGCGCCGCTCGCGGCGAGCAAGGGCGTGTGGCAGGCGATGCGGCGGCTGCGCACGCGGCCGCTCGCCGAGCTGCTGTACAGCGATCCGCAGGTCGAGCGCTCGGCGCTCGTCAGCCGCCGCGTGATCGCCGGGCATCCGCTTTATGCTCTTGCGAGCCATGCACTCGGCGGCGCGCGGGCGCCGCATGCGTTTGCCGCGCGGCGCTCGGTGTTCCAGCGTCATGGCGAGCCGTTGATGGTGACCGAGTGCATGCTGCCGGCGCTGTGGCGGCATCTCGACGCGCATGGTGACGGGCCGCGCTCGGGCGGGCCGGGCGTCGTAACGGGAGCGGCGATCGCGCAATGA